One stretch of Zingiber officinale cultivar Zhangliang chromosome 6B, Zo_v1.1, whole genome shotgun sequence DNA includes these proteins:
- the LOC121989468 gene encoding cocosin 1-like → MTTLILLSLALCLVLPHASLAQQGLGEPWVAQRRLGYRSQCQLERLTALEPTRRVPSEAGFTEYFDQYNEQFQCAGVAAQRRTIQPKGLLLPSFSNAPTLTYIVQGRGITGTVIPGCPETFQSPQQGFEQQLEEEVAGQSQQFRDEHQRIQFFREGDVIALPAGVAHWCYNNGEVPVVTITVSDPSSNANQLDRQHREFLLAGREKRSQEESAETEERFRQHMGKNLLSGFELELLAEALGVDKQVVRRVQSQNDNRGEIVRVERGLQVLQPSRRSTEQEAQEQEREEREQAQESRECPYQSNGLEEAYCTLKNKQNIGNPVRADFYNPRAGRLTTLNSQKLPILRFIQLSAEKGVLRRNAIIAPHWRINAHSVIYALTGSCRMQVVGHRGRTVFDGELRQGQLVVVPQHHVVIKKAQSEQFEWITFNTHENAIANHVVGKTSSLRGLPVEVLMNSYNISREEARRLKFNRGNEMFIFSPRFEREQQSNNVLKTVTEN, encoded by the exons ATGACAACTCTCATTCTTCTCTCCCTCGCTCTGTGCCTCGTTCTCCCTCACGCCTCCCTCGCGCAGCAGGGCTTAGGCGAGCCGTGGGTGGCCCAGCGCCGCCTCGGCTACCGGAGCCAATGCCAGCTCGAGCGCCTCACCGCCCTTGAGCCCACTCGCCGCGTGCCGTCCGAGGCTGGCTTCACCGAGTACTTCGACCAGTACAACGAGCAGTTCCAATGCGCCGGGGTGGCGGCGCAACGTCGGACCATCCAACCCAAGGGCCTCCTGTTGCCTTCTTTCTCCAACGCCCCTACCTTGACCTACATTGTCCAAG GAAGGGGCATCACGGGCACGGTGATCCCTGGTTGTCCGGAGACATTCCAATCTCCGCAACAAGGCTTCGAGCAACAACTGGAAGAGGAAGTTGCAGGCCAAAGCCAACAGTTCCGAGACGAGCACCAAAGGATACAATTCTTCCGTGAAGGTGATGTCATTGCATTGCCTGCCGGTGTCGCACACTGGTGCTACAACAACGGTGAAGTCCCGGTTGTAACCATTACTGTGTCTGACCCCAGCAGCAATGCCAACCAACTCGATCGCCAACATCGG GAGTTTTTGTTGGCGGGTAGAGAGAAGCGATCGCAGGAAGAAAGTGCAGAAACAGAAGAGAGATTCCGACAACATATGGGGAAGAACCTCCTAAGCGGCTTTGAGCTTGAACTTCTTGCCGAAGCTCTTGGAGTCGATAAGCAAGTGGTACGAAGAGTTCAAAGCCAAAATGATAACAGAGGTGAAATCGTTCGTGTGGAGAGAGGGCTTCAGGTGCTGCAACCATCACGAAGGAGTACTGAACAAGAAGCACAGGAGCAAGAGAGGGAGGAAAGAGAACAAGCTCAAGAGTCGAGGGAATGCCCGTACCAATCCAATGGATTGGAGGAGGCTTACTGTACTTTGAAGAACAAGCAAAACATTGGTAATCCAGTAAGGGCTGACTTCTACAATCCACGAGCTGGAAGACTGACCACTCTCAATAGTCAGAAACTCCCTATCCTCCGGTTCATCCAATTGAGCGCCGAAAAAGGAGTTCTCCGACGG AACGCCATCATCGCGCCTCATTGGCGCATCAATGCTCATAGCGTCATCTATGCGTTGACAGGAAGCTGCCGCATGCAAGTCGTGGGTCACCGAGGTCGAACTGTGTTTGACGGCGAGCTCCGCCAAGGGCAGCTGGTGGTGGTTCCTCAGCACCATGTGGTGATCAAGAAAGCTCAAAGCGAGCAGTTCGAGTGGATCACGTTCAATACTCACGAAAACGCTATAGCGAACCACGTCGTGGGGAAGACGTCGTCTCTCCGTGGATTACCGGTAGAGGTGCTCATGAACTCGTATAACATCTCGAGGGAGGAAGCCAGGAGGCTCAAATTCAATAGGGGGAATGAGATGTTCATCTTTAGCCCGAGGTTCGAGAGAGAGCAGCAGAGTAATAATGTGCTCAAAACTGTCACAGAAAACTAA
- the LOC121989469 gene encoding protein SHI RELATED SEQUENCE 6-like, whose amino-acid sequence MGMMVLASAASLRRDSSLSPSLAEQQHGVVPLLAAAPPPACLVADSGDGVRGKTFGGGHLWHPPRPSPDRNPNLLFPDPNPNPSPNFTHAAYLAKPVPTGVNACGILANYGTEASAEEGGGPSCRHCGNGRGYECSTHVKNTWVPAAARREPLFAASSQKKPRLAASLPENAAPSWSSDTTASVTHKDAVVRSGLPRQVRAPAMFRCVRVTPVDSGEMEYAYHATVKIGGRVFKGILYSNGVDGGKAAVRDMPDLHLGNQNGGGASSSGLFGGTNCGN is encoded by the exons ATGGGCATGATGGTGCTCGCCTCCGCTGCCTCGCTCCGACGCGATTCCTCCCTCTCGCCCTCCCTCGCGGAGCAGCAGCACGGCGTCGTCCCGCTCCTcgctgctgctcctcctcctgcctGCCTCGTCGCCGACAGCGGCGATGGAGTCCGTGGCAAGACCTTCGGCGGCGGGCACCTCTGGCACCCGCCCCGACCATCGCCCGACCGCAACCCTAATCTCCTTTTCCCCGACCCTAATCCTAACCCTAGCCCTAATTTCACCCATGCGGCCTATCTCGCCAAGCCCGTGCCGACCGGAGTCAACGCGTGCGGGATCCTTGCCAACTACGGGACCGAGGCCTCGGCGGAAGAAGGCGGAGGGCCGTCTTGCCGTCACTGCGGCAACGGCCGCGGTTACGAATGCTCGACCCACGTGAAGAACACGTGGGTCCCGGCGGCTGCCCGCCGGGAACCCCTCTTTGCAGCATCCTCCCAGAAGAAGCCCCGCCTCGCGGCATCCTTGCCGGAGAACGCCGCTCCGTCCTGGAGCTCCGACACTACCGCCTCCGTCACCCACAAAG ATGCGGTCGTCAGAAGCGGGCTGCCGCGGCAGGTGCGAGCGCCGGCCATGTTCCGGTGCGTGCGCGTGACGCCGGTCGACAGCGGCGAGATGGAGTACGCTTACCATGCGACGGTCAAGATCGGCGGGCGGGTCTTCAAGGGCATTCTCTACAGCAATGGGGTCGACGGCGGTAAGGCTGCGGTACGAGACATGCCCGACCTCCACCTCGGGAACCAAAACGGTGGTGGCGCCTCGTCGTCCGGCCTCTTCGGCGGCACCAATTGCGGTAACTAA
- the LOC121989466 gene encoding E3 ubiquitin-protein ligase DIS1-like — translation MAPDATYFEEVRLTPEVIDPPKNEDMVEVSEQVNDHVQLTPKPNFADASSVPELLECPVCLNAMYPPIHQCSNGHTLCSGCKPRVHNRCPTCRHELGNIRCLALEKVAASLELPCKYSSFGCLGIYPYYCKLKHESQCMFRPYSCPYAGSECTVVGDISYLVTHLKDDHKVDMHNGSTFNHRYVKSNPHEVENATWMLTVFSCFGQYFCLHFEAFQLGMSPVYIAFLRFMGNDSEAKNYGYSLEVGGYGRKITWQGVPRSIRDSHRKVRDSYDGLIIQRNMALFFSGGDRKELKLRVTGRIWKEQ, via the exons ATGGCACCTGATGCCACTTACTTTGAAGAGGTGAGACTCACCcctgaagttattgatcctcctaAAAATGAAGACATGGTGGAAGTAAGTGAGCAAGTAAATGACCATGTTCAGCTTACACCAAAGCCAAATTTCGCTGATGCAAGCAGCGTCCCTGAACTTTTGGAATGTCCTGTGTGCCTGAATGCAATGTATCCTCCCATTCATCAG TGCTCAAACGGCCATACACTATGCTCTGGATGCAAACCCAGAGTTCACAATCGATGCCCTACTTGCAGGCATGAGCTTGGCAACATAAGATGCCTTGCGTTGGAGAAGGTTGCAGCTTCTCTTGAATTACCCTGCAAATATTCAAGCTTCGGTTGTCTGGGTATATATCCGTATTACTGTAAGCTGAAACATGAATCACAGTGCATGTTTAGACCCTACAGTTGTCCCTATGCTGGATCTGAGTGCACAGTTGTAGGCGACATTTCCTATTTGGTGACTCACTTAAAGGATGATCACAAGGTTGACATGCACAATGGAAGCACTTTCAACCATAGATATGTGAAGTCAAATCCGCATGAGGTTGAGAATGCTACGTGGATGTTGACG GTGTTCAGTTGCTTTGGACAGTACTTTTGCCTCCACTTCGAGGCATTTCAGCTGGGTATGTCACCCGTATACATAGCATTCTTGAGATTCATGGGCAACGATAGTGAAGCTAAAAACTACGGTTACAGCCTTGAGGTTGGAGGGTATGGAAGGAAGATAACTTGGCAAGGGGTGCCTAGAAGCATACGCGATAGCCATCGAAAGGTGAGAGACAGTTATGACGGGCTAATCATCCAGCGTAATATGGCTCTGTTCTTCTCAGGAGGGGATCGGAAGGAGTTGAAGCTGAGGGTGACCGGAAGAATTTGGAAAGAACAATGA
- the LOC121989470 gene encoding protein IRON-RELATED TRANSCRIPTION FACTOR 2-like, translating into MAAAGFADFTCSQLEPEAEVDGALEQIDLDDESFLQHYYSMLGGQLESPSSTRKLGHNAYERDRRKKTNDLYSSLRNLLPESKQNKEKKVSIPMTISQVLKYIPELKAELQQLSRRKEEMLLVLRRREEETHRVQSVGYPLISVSCLSNREIMVQLCLLSQDAMISLAGILSALDGEGLQLLNASTHTAEDGRCFCSLHLQAREAFKTDIFGDHLIRQIKLQEARAEYSGVAPAFMHM; encoded by the exons ATGGCTGCAGCAGGGTTCGCTGATTTCACTTGTTCCCAGCTTGAACCCGAAGCCGAAGTAGATGGAGCGTTGGAACAGATTGATCTGGACGATGAGAGCTTCCTCCAACACTACTACTCCATGCTCGGCGGCCAGTTAGAATCGCCGAGCTCCACCAGGAAGCTGGGCCACAACGCCTACGAGCGAGATCGAAGAAAGAAGACCAACGACTTGTACTCTTCGCTTCGCAATCTACTCCCCGAATCCAAACAAAAT aaggaaaagaaggtaagcatcCCAATGACCATTTCCCAGGTGCTGAAGTACATACCGGAGCTGAAAGCAGAGTTGCAGCAGCTGTCGCGGAGAAAAGAAGAGATGCTTCTGGTGTTGCGGAGGCGCGAAGAAGAAACCCATCGCGTTCAGAGTGTAGGCTATCCCCTTATTTCAGTTTCCTGTCTCAGCAACAGGGAAATCATGGTGCAGTTGTGTTTACTGAGCCAAGACGCCATGATTTCCTTGGCTGGAATTCTGAGTGCTTTAGATGGAGAGGGGCTTCAGCTTCTGAATGCTTCAACTCACACCGCAGAGGACGGTAGGTGTTTCTGCAGCCTCCACCTTCAG GCAAGGGAAGCTTTCAAAACTGACATCTTCGGCGACCATCTCATAAGACAGATAAAGCTGCAGGAGGCAAGAGCAGAATATTCCGGCGTTGCTCCGGCCTTCATGCACATGTAA